A genomic segment from Sphingomonas astaxanthinifaciens DSM 22298 encodes:
- the arfB gene encoding alternative ribosome rescue aminoacyl-tRNA hydrolase ArfB, producing the protein MKPEDVRVPEEALSETFLASTGPGGQNVNKVATACQLRCNVYALGLPLHAYEKLKILAGSRLTQGGELVITARTHRTREANREEARRRLATLISDAHHQDARRRPTKPSRAAKAKRVDSKKGRGAVKAMRGKVALD; encoded by the coding sequence ATGAAGCCTGAGGACGTCCGCGTCCCCGAGGAGGCGCTGTCCGAAACCTTCCTCGCGAGCACCGGGCCGGGCGGGCAGAACGTCAACAAGGTCGCGACCGCCTGCCAGCTGCGCTGCAACGTCTACGCGCTCGGCCTGCCGCTGCACGCCTATGAGAAGCTCAAGATCCTGGCGGGCTCCAGGCTGACGCAGGGCGGTGAGCTCGTCATCACCGCGCGCACCCACCGCACCCGCGAAGCCAATCGCGAGGAAGCGCGCCGCCGCCTCGCGACCCTGATCTCCGATGCGCATCACCAGGACGCCCGCCGCCGCCCGACCAAACCCAGCCGCGCCGCCAAGGCGAAACGGGTCGACAGCAAGAAGGGCCGCGGGGCGGTCAAGGCGATGCGGGGGAAGGTGGCACTGGACTGA
- the ctrA gene encoding response regulator transcription factor CtrA, with amino-acid sequence MRVLLIEDEPTTAKSIELMLGTEGFNVYTTDLGEEGLDLGKLYDYDIILLDLNLPDMHGYDVLKKLRTAKVSTPVLILSGIGEMDSKVRALGFGADDYVTKPFHRDELVARIHAIVRRSKGHSQSVIRTGKLAVNLDAKTVEVDGARVHLTGKEYAMLELLSLRKGTTLTKEMFLNHLYGGMDEPELKIIDVFICKLRKKLSLACGGDNYIETVWGRGYVLRDAGDVEMAEAAVA; translated from the coding sequence ATGCGCGTTCTGCTGATCGAGGATGAGCCGACCACCGCCAAGTCGATCGAGCTGATGCTCGGGACCGAGGGGTTCAACGTCTACACCACCGACCTCGGGGAAGAAGGCCTCGATCTCGGCAAGCTCTACGACTACGACATCATCCTGCTCGACCTCAATCTGCCCGACATGCACGGCTATGACGTGCTGAAGAAGCTCCGCACCGCCAAGGTCTCGACCCCGGTGCTCATCCTCTCGGGCATCGGCGAGATGGACTCGAAGGTCCGCGCGCTGGGCTTCGGCGCCGACGATTATGTCACCAAGCCCTTCCACCGCGACGAGCTGGTCGCCCGCATCCACGCCATCGTCCGCCGCTCGAAGGGTCACAGCCAGTCGGTCATCCGCACCGGCAAGCTGGCGGTCAATCTCGACGCCAAGACGGTCGAGGTCGACGGTGCCCGCGTGCACCTCACCGGCAAGGAATATGCGATGCTGGAGCTGCTCTCGCTCCGCAAGGGCACCACGCTCACCAAGGAAATGTTCCTGAACCACCTCTACGGCGGGATGGACGAGCCCGAGCTCAAGATCATCGACGTGTTCATCTGCAAGCTCCGCAAGAAGCTGAGTCTCGCCTGCGGCGGCGACAATTACATCGAGACCGTCTGGGGCCGCGGCTACGTGCTGCGCGACGCGGGCGACGTCGAGATGGCCGAAGCGGCCGTTGCCTGA
- a CDS encoding VIT1/CCC1 transporter family protein, whose product MERIGWLRAAVLGANDGIVSTGSLIVGVAASAAGRNEVLIAGVAALVAGAMSMAAGEYVSVSSQADTEKADLDRERTELATIPEAEKLELAKIYEERGVEKALALEVAGQMMAHDALGAHARDELGISEITSARPLQAAITSALTFTAGAGAPLLAVLLVPVGMLIPAVVIVSLLCLVILGAVGAKLGGAPVGRSVLRVGFWGAMAMLVTAGVGRLFGTAVG is encoded by the coding sequence ATGGAGCGGATCGGCTGGTTGCGGGCCGCGGTTCTCGGCGCCAATGACGGGATCGTCTCGACCGGCAGCCTGATCGTCGGCGTCGCCGCATCGGCCGCCGGCCGCAACGAAGTGCTGATAGCCGGGGTCGCCGCGCTGGTCGCTGGCGCGATGTCGATGGCGGCGGGCGAATATGTCTCGGTCAGCAGCCAGGCCGACACCGAAAAGGCCGACCTCGATCGCGAACGGACCGAGCTCGCCACCATCCCCGAGGCCGAGAAGCTCGAGCTGGCCAAGATCTACGAGGAGCGCGGTGTCGAGAAGGCTCTCGCGCTCGAGGTCGCCGGGCAGATGATGGCGCATGATGCGCTGGGTGCCCACGCCCGCGACGAACTCGGCATTTCGGAAATCACCTCGGCGAGGCCGCTCCAGGCCGCGATCACCTCCGCCCTCACCTTCACCGCCGGGGCCGGTGCGCCTCTGCTGGCAGTGCTGCTGGTGCCCGTCGGAATGCTCATTCCGGCGGTCGTCATCGTCTCGCTGCTGTGCCTCGTCATCCTCGGCGCGGTCGGGGCGAAGCTCGGCGGCGCGCCGGTCGGACGATCGGTCCTTCGGGTCGGTTTCTGGGGCGCGATGGCGATGCTGGTGACGGCCGGGGTCGGCCGCCTGTTCGGGACCGCGGTCGGCTAG
- a CDS encoding TIR domain-containing protein has translation MADVFLSYKAEDRRRIQPLIEALQAEGYSVWWDQYIATGDDWRQTIEHELDTARCVIVAWSKRSVGPEGQFVRDEATRAQRRRVYVPVTIDTVQIPLGFGESQAASLRGWKGERADPRFQAVLAAVHRVVGAPPAATPVQATRQGVDRRLVLGGGVAALAAAGIGAWAWFGRRPADGTDSIAVLPFASLSADPAQAYFAEGIAGEIRNTLTKVEGLKVAGSTSSDAVREDDAQTAARKLGVANILTGNVRQTASTIRVTTELIDGETGLTKWSQNYDREPGDVISVQSDIARNVARALSVALSASVRSAIAVGETGNIAAQTLVFQARNLSYELTVPALRQCIALLDQAIALDPDYARAYAIKSFVANNLASQSAPSPAALMQGRAEAEGHARKALALAPKLPIARSALAFAYSLTLQVAESLREHRIAVSLASGDPDVIRNFGFALTANANHAEALRYVDEAKALDPLNWASHYAHVVALANARRFAEAVSYSRRLQARSPELFRFPEVVGRSLLMLGRTEEAAAAYGDNVEGQALIAARAGRRDDALARLAQLERSAGKVRGFFSAASTNLHSVRARIEAQLGEVDGAMESLERAFEVRDSDLLALKVDPFLDPLRGSARFAALVARMNFPA, from the coding sequence ATGGCTGACGTGTTCCTGTCCTACAAAGCGGAAGACCGGCGGCGCATCCAGCCGCTGATCGAGGCGCTTCAGGCCGAGGGTTATTCGGTCTGGTGGGACCAGTATATCGCGACCGGCGATGACTGGCGGCAGACGATCGAGCACGAGCTAGACACCGCGCGCTGCGTCATCGTCGCCTGGAGCAAGCGCTCGGTCGGGCCCGAGGGCCAGTTCGTCCGCGACGAGGCGACCCGGGCCCAGCGGCGCCGGGTCTATGTCCCGGTGACCATCGACACTGTCCAGATCCCGCTCGGCTTCGGCGAGAGCCAGGCGGCCTCGCTGCGCGGGTGGAAGGGCGAGCGCGCCGATCCGCGCTTCCAGGCAGTGCTGGCGGCGGTGCACCGGGTGGTCGGGGCTCCGCCCGCGGCAACGCCGGTCCAGGCGACGCGGCAGGGGGTCGACCGCCGGCTGGTACTGGGCGGCGGCGTCGCGGCTCTGGCGGCGGCAGGAATTGGCGCCTGGGCCTGGTTCGGGCGAAGGCCCGCGGACGGCACCGACAGCATTGCCGTCCTTCCTTTCGCGAGCCTCAGCGCCGACCCCGCGCAGGCCTATTTCGCGGAAGGGATCGCGGGCGAGATCCGCAATACGCTGACCAAGGTCGAAGGGCTGAAGGTGGCCGGGAGCACCTCGTCGGACGCGGTGCGCGAGGACGACGCGCAGACCGCGGCGAGGAAGCTCGGGGTCGCCAACATCCTCACCGGGAACGTCCGCCAGACAGCGTCCACCATCCGGGTCACGACCGAGCTCATCGACGGCGAGACCGGGCTGACCAAATGGTCCCAGAATTACGATCGTGAGCCGGGCGACGTGATCAGCGTCCAGAGCGACATCGCGAGGAATGTCGCACGGGCGCTGTCGGTCGCGCTAAGCGCAAGCGTGCGAAGTGCGATCGCGGTGGGCGAGACCGGCAACATTGCCGCGCAGACTCTGGTCTTCCAGGCCCGCAACCTCAGCTACGAACTGACCGTGCCGGCGCTTCGGCAATGTATCGCCCTGCTCGACCAGGCGATCGCGCTCGATCCCGATTATGCGCGGGCCTATGCGATCAAGTCGTTCGTCGCCAACAACCTCGCCAGCCAGTCCGCGCCGTCGCCCGCGGCGCTGATGCAGGGACGGGCGGAAGCGGAGGGCCATGCCCGGAAAGCGCTCGCGCTGGCGCCGAAGCTGCCGATCGCCCGCTCGGCGCTGGCCTTCGCTTATTCGCTCACCCTCCAGGTCGCGGAAAGCCTGCGCGAGCATCGCATCGCGGTGTCGCTGGCGAGCGGCGATCCCGACGTCATCCGCAACTTCGGCTTCGCCCTGACCGCCAATGCCAATCATGCCGAGGCGTTGCGCTATGTCGACGAGGCCAAGGCTCTCGATCCGCTCAACTGGGCGTCGCACTATGCGCATGTGGTGGCGCTGGCCAATGCCCGGCGGTTCGCCGAGGCGGTGAGCTATTCGCGGCGCCTGCAGGCCCGGTCGCCCGAACTGTTCCGCTTTCCGGAAGTTGTCGGGCGCTCGCTGCTGATGCTCGGCAGGACCGAAGAGGCGGCGGCGGCCTATGGCGACAATGTCGAGGGGCAGGCATTGATCGCGGCGCGGGCCGGTCGGCGCGACGATGCCCTCGCGCGTCTCGCGCAGCTGGAGCGCAGTGCCGGGAAGGTCCGCGGCTTCTTCAGCGCGGCGAGTACCAATCTTCATTCCGTCAGAGCGCGGATCGAGGCCCAATTGGGCGAGGTCGACGGCGCGATGGAGTCGCTCGAACGCGCCTTCGAGGTGCGCGATTCCGATCTCCTGGCGCTCAAGGTCGACCCGTTCCTCGATCCCCTTCGCGGAAGTGCCCGCTTCGCCGCGCTGGTGGCGCGAATGAATTTCCCTGCGTGA
- a CDS encoding YdeI/OmpD-associated family protein: MATTTLAGGTVHDLPDDLAEALKASQPARMTWAEITPLARNEWICWVTSPKKVETRAKRIAWGIESLSEGKRRPCCWPGCPHRERNGKA; encoded by the coding sequence ATGGCGACGACGACCCTTGCCGGCGGCACTGTCCACGACTTGCCCGACGACCTCGCGGAGGCGCTCAAGGCGTCGCAGCCGGCTCGCATGACCTGGGCCGAAATCACGCCGCTCGCGCGCAACGAGTGGATCTGCTGGGTGACCAGTCCGAAGAAGGTCGAAACCCGGGCGAAGCGCATCGCGTGGGGGATCGAGAGCCTGTCCGAAGGCAAGCGTCGGCCCTGCTGCTGGCCGGGCTGTCCGCATCGCGAGCGCAACGGAAAGGCGTAG
- a CDS encoding glycosyltransferase produces MNAVPPPLTPERPLLLADLTQSWSAVGGGVGTYLRAKRAHILANTPHTHLMILPGPHDAIEESAGGRAITVWLKSPSVPFSPNYRLLLRNGAVRRALASFRPDLIECQDAYNLPWAAIRHRKDFPETALVAAYMTDFPTVYVARPFAKVMPKAMADAAGRLCYDYCGRLYRQFDQVYALSENGGGKLLRSLGVEDVRLLPLGVDLSDFGPERRDPELRRSLGLTDDQPLLIYVGRLDIEKRPDIVVESFRALPDALGAKIAILGQGPQKEQFEALGDPRIITPGFVTDRDELARWLASADLYVSAMPNETFGVSVIEAQASGLPVVGVDGGAMPERVLPGMGLLGPVGDSAAMTANILEVLGQDHRAMGEKGRAHVAGEYSWGHSMEQLFGTIVPAALAKRRAALGRSSVVPTGSLVEA; encoded by the coding sequence ATGAATGCCGTGCCCCCGCCCCTGACGCCCGAGCGGCCGCTGCTGCTCGCCGACCTGACGCAGAGCTGGTCGGCGGTGGGTGGCGGCGTCGGCACCTATCTGCGCGCCAAGCGCGCGCACATCCTCGCCAACACGCCCCATACCCACCTGATGATCCTCCCCGGACCGCACGACGCGATCGAGGAGAGCGCCGGCGGCCGCGCGATCACCGTCTGGCTGAAGAGCCCGAGCGTGCCCTTCAGCCCCAATTACCGGCTGCTGCTCCGCAATGGCGCGGTCCGCCGTGCGCTCGCCAGCTTCCGTCCCGACCTGATCGAGTGCCAGGACGCATACAACCTGCCGTGGGCGGCGATCCGCCACCGCAAGGACTTCCCCGAGACCGCGCTCGTCGCCGCCTACATGACCGACTTTCCGACGGTCTATGTGGCCCGTCCCTTCGCCAAGGTGATGCCCAAGGCGATGGCCGATGCCGCCGGCCGGCTTTGCTACGATTATTGCGGGCGCCTCTATCGCCAGTTCGACCAGGTCTATGCCCTGTCGGAAAATGGCGGCGGCAAGCTGCTTCGCTCGCTCGGTGTCGAGGATGTCCGCCTGCTCCCGCTCGGCGTCGACCTCAGCGATTTCGGTCCCGAGCGCCGCGATCCCGAATTGCGCCGTTCGCTCGGCCTTACCGACGACCAGCCGCTGCTGATCTACGTCGGTCGTCTCGACATCGAGAAGCGTCCCGACATCGTGGTCGAGTCCTTCCGCGCGCTCCCCGATGCCCTCGGCGCGAAGATCGCCATCCTCGGCCAGGGCCCGCAGAAGGAACAGTTCGAAGCGCTCGGCGACCCGCGAATCATCACCCCTGGTTTCGTGACCGACCGCGACGAGCTCGCCCGCTGGCTGGCGAGCGCCGACCTCTATGTCTCGGCCATGCCCAACGAGACGTTCGGCGTGTCGGTGATCGAGGCGCAGGCGTCGGGCCTCCCCGTGGTCGGGGTCGACGGCGGCGCCATGCCCGAACGCGTCCTTCCCGGCATGGGCCTTCTCGGTCCCGTCGGCGACAGCGCGGCCATGACCGCCAACATCCTCGAGGTTCTCGGGCAGGACCATCGCGCGATGGGCGAGAAAGGCCGCGCCCATGTCGCCGGCGAATATAGCTGGGGGCACAGCATGGAGCAGCTGTTCGGCACCATCGTCCCCGCCGCCCTCGCCAAGCGCCGCGCAGCGCTCGGCCGTTCCTCCGTCGTCCCCACCGGTTCGCTGGTCGAAGCCTGA
- the nadA gene encoding quinolinate synthase NadA — MSAPHASLKGVDLLGEIQRLKKERNAVILAHYYQKPELQDLADFVGDSLDLSRKAAATDADVIAFCGVRFMAETAKILSPQKTVILPDMDAGCSLEDSCPPDQFAAFRAAHPDHIALTYINCSAAVKAQSDIIVTSSSADIILSQIPREQKIIFGPDRHLGGYLARKTGREMLLWPGICIVHQAFSETELLKLKAQYPGAPVAAHPECPPHIIDHADHVGSTRSILDFATASPAEVILVATEPHIIHQMEKAAPDKTFIGVPGGDGNCNCNMCPYMALNTLEKLYVALRDLEPRIELDADLMDRARVPLERMLEMAGRTVGQGDVGKPVIATPSGD; from the coding sequence ATGTCCGCACCCCATGCAAGCCTCAAGGGCGTCGACCTGCTCGGCGAGATCCAGCGCCTCAAGAAGGAGCGGAACGCCGTCATCCTCGCCCATTACTACCAGAAGCCCGAGCTTCAGGACCTGGCGGACTTCGTCGGCGACAGTCTCGACCTCAGCCGCAAGGCGGCGGCGACCGACGCCGACGTCATCGCCTTCTGCGGTGTCCGCTTCATGGCCGAGACCGCCAAGATCCTGTCACCGCAGAAGACCGTCATCCTGCCCGACATGGACGCCGGCTGCAGCCTCGAGGACAGCTGCCCGCCCGATCAGTTCGCGGCCTTCCGCGCGGCCCACCCGGACCATATCGCGCTGACCTACATCAACTGCTCGGCCGCCGTGAAGGCGCAGAGCGACATCATCGTCACCTCGTCCAGCGCGGACATCATCCTCAGCCAGATCCCCAGGGAGCAGAAGATCATCTTCGGCCCCGACCGCCACCTCGGCGGCTATCTGGCGCGCAAGACCGGGCGGGAGATGCTGCTGTGGCCGGGCATCTGCATCGTCCATCAGGCGTTCAGCGAGACCGAACTCCTCAAACTAAAGGCGCAATATCCCGGCGCTCCGGTCGCCGCGCACCCCGAGTGCCCGCCGCACATCATCGACCATGCCGACCATGTCGGTTCGACCCGCTCGATCCTCGATTTCGCCACCGCCAGCCCGGCCGAGGTCATTCTCGTCGCGACCGAGCCGCACATCATCCATCAGATGGAGAAAGCCGCACCCGACAAGACCTTCATCGGGGTCCCCGGGGGCGACGGCAACTGCAACTGCAACATGTGCCCGTACATGGCGCTGAACACGCTCGAGAAGCTGTACGTCGCCCTGCGCGACCTCGAACCCCGGATCGAGCTCGACGCCGACCTCATGGACCGCGCCCGCGTGCCGCTCGAGCGGATGCTCGAGATGGCCGGCCGCACCGTTGGCCAAGGCGATGTCGGCAAGCCGGTGATCGCCACCCCGTCGGGCGACTGA
- a CDS encoding DUF4230 domain-containing protein, which produces MEGLKRYWPLLLLAALLLGGIGWWVNRQAEKAQVEEELAQAQGIVRVLSATFANKAALKVGEVNGTLDVTSVDPGAIPALRSAQKATIPYSVGYTLDLSALGADDYRWDPASRTLVIRVPLVTAEPPNIDEAKRSVHGTSGIFVTRGASTNLARRASQLATAEAGRIAAEPKNLAKAQANAETVVADLAKAPLDAAGLGPVTVRVVTPASGVRDGERWDVSRSIEQVLAERRQAR; this is translated from the coding sequence GTGGAAGGTCTAAAACGCTACTGGCCCCTGCTGCTCCTCGCCGCGCTGCTGCTCGGCGGGATTGGTTGGTGGGTCAACCGCCAAGCCGAAAAGGCGCAGGTCGAGGAGGAGCTCGCGCAGGCGCAGGGCATCGTCCGGGTGCTGTCGGCGACCTTTGCCAACAAGGCCGCGCTCAAGGTCGGTGAGGTCAATGGCACGCTCGACGTGACCAGCGTCGACCCCGGCGCCATTCCCGCACTCCGCTCGGCGCAGAAGGCGACCATCCCTTACAGCGTCGGCTACACGCTTGATCTCTCGGCCCTCGGCGCCGACGACTATCGCTGGGACCCGGCCAGCCGCACCCTGGTCATCCGCGTGCCTCTGGTCACCGCCGAGCCGCCCAACATCGATGAGGCGAAACGCTCCGTGCACGGCACCAGCGGGATCTTCGTCACCCGCGGCGCCTCGACCAACCTCGCCCGCCGTGCCTCGCAGCTCGCCACCGCCGAAGCAGGCCGGATCGCCGCCGAGCCCAAGAATCTCGCCAAGGCCCAGGCCAATGCCGAGACGGTCGTCGCCGACCTCGCCAAGGCCCCGCTCGACGCCGCCGGACTTGGCCCCGTCACCGTTCGCGTCGTCACCCCCGCCTCGGGCGTTCGCGACGGTGAGCGCTGGGACGTCAGCCGTTCGATCGAACAGGTGCTCGCCGAGCGTCGCCAGGCCCGCTGA
- a CDS encoding RluA family pseudouridine synthase produces the protein MILSDLVLFIDGEALVIDKPAGLPVDTPKRGGDSIERRLDELKAGFKRPPTAMHRLDQDTSGCLLFARHPSARAVFQQAFEAGSVEKTYLALLAGTIEGEEGTIDLPLSKKSSAEAGWRMVGDPKGQRAVTNWRKLAERDDRTLVEFKPLTGRTHQIRVHAREGLGKGIVGDRVYGVPGGPMLLHAARLVVPRPKKPAIDVTAPLPAHWGEWAELAAGVLPAQAGTSGELAPGLPEVPASAGTTEVAGNSDDEA, from the coding sequence ATGATCCTCTCCGACCTCGTGCTGTTCATCGACGGCGAAGCCCTGGTGATCGACAAGCCCGCGGGGCTTCCGGTCGACACGCCCAAGCGCGGCGGCGACAGCATCGAGCGGCGCCTGGACGAGCTCAAGGCAGGCTTCAAGCGGCCGCCGACGGCGATGCACCGTCTCGACCAGGACACGTCGGGCTGCCTGCTTTTCGCCCGCCACCCGAGCGCGCGCGCGGTCTTCCAGCAGGCGTTCGAGGCCGGCTCGGTCGAGAAGACCTATCTCGCACTCCTCGCGGGCACGATCGAGGGCGAGGAAGGGACGATCGACCTGCCGCTTTCCAAGAAGAGCAGCGCCGAAGCCGGCTGGCGGATGGTTGGCGACCCCAAGGGGCAGCGGGCGGTGACAAACTGGCGCAAGCTCGCGGAGCGCGATGACCGTACCCTGGTCGAGTTCAAGCCGCTCACCGGCCGCACCCACCAGATACGGGTCCATGCCCGCGAGGGGCTGGGCAAGGGCATCGTCGGCGACCGTGTCTACGGCGTGCCGGGCGGCCCGATGCTGCTCCACGCCGCGCGGCTGGTCGTGCCGCGGCCCAAGAAGCCCGCTATCGACGTCACTGCCCCGCTCCCGGCGCATTGGGGTGAATGGGCGGAGCTGGCGGCTGGCGTCCTCCCGGCGCAGGCCGGAACCTCGGGCGAGTTGGCGCCGGGCCTTCCTGAGGTCCCCGCCTCCGCGGGGACGACGGAGGTGGCTGGGAACTCGGACGATGAAGCCTGA
- a CDS encoding MBL fold metallo-hydrolase — MTHEPGRLYPLADDLARLLAPNPSPYTGEGTWVHLIGTDRLAVLDPGPADPDHIAAILAAIAGRPVDAILVTHTHRDHSPGAAPLRAATGAPLWGCAPLVIPGSQEAGFDADYAPDRVLTDGERVALGGTTIEAVHTPGHTSNHLCFAAGERLFSGDHVMGWSTTVVIPPDGHMGDYMKSLAKLQARPETIYHPAHGEPVADPQRLLRGLLTHRVQRERQLLRLVEEQAGDVAALTARAYPALDPRLVRAAEATALAHLITLEERGALSRVGDTWKV; from the coding sequence GTGACCCACGAGCCCGGCCGCCTCTACCCCCTCGCCGACGATCTCGCCCGGCTGCTCGCGCCCAACCCCTCGCCCTACACCGGGGAGGGGACGTGGGTGCACCTGATCGGAACCGACCGGCTCGCTGTCCTCGATCCCGGCCCCGCCGACCCCGACCATATTGCGGCGATCCTTGCCGCCATCGCCGGCCGACCGGTCGACGCCATCCTCGTCACCCACACCCACCGCGACCACAGTCCTGGCGCCGCTCCCTTGCGCGCGGCGACCGGCGCGCCCCTCTGGGGCTGCGCGCCGCTGGTCATTCCCGGCAGCCAGGAAGCGGGCTTCGACGCCGATTACGCCCCCGACCGGGTGCTGACCGATGGTGAGCGGGTCGCGCTTGGCGGAACGACTATCGAGGCGGTCCACACCCCCGGCCACACCTCCAACCACCTTTGCTTCGCGGCCGGCGAGCGCCTGTTTAGCGGCGACCATGTGATGGGCTGGTCGACTACCGTCGTGATCCCGCCCGACGGCCACATGGGCGACTATATGAAGAGCCTCGCCAAGCTCCAGGCGCGCCCCGAGACCATCTACCACCCGGCGCATGGCGAGCCGGTCGCGGACCCCCAGCGGCTTCTGCGCGGGCTTCTCACCCACCGGGTCCAGCGCGAGCGCCAGCTCCTCCGCCTGGTGGAGGAGCAAGCCGGTGACGTCGCTGCGCTGACCGCGCGCGCCTATCCCGCGCTCGACCCCCGGCTGGTCCGCGCCGCCGAAGCAACTGCGCTCGCCCATCTCATCACGCTCGAGGAGCGCGGGGCCTTGTCCCGCGTTGGCGATACGTGGAAGGTCTAA
- the grxD gene encoding Grx4 family monothiol glutaredoxin: MSDVNERIDALVKGNDVVLFMKGTALFPQCGFSSRAIAILEHFGVPYETVDVLQDQEIRQGIKEYSDWPTIPQLYVKGEFVGGSDIMMEMFESGELKSLVGAPA; this comes from the coding sequence ATGAGCGACGTGAACGAGCGCATCGACGCTTTGGTCAAGGGCAACGACGTAGTGCTCTTCATGAAGGGCACCGCGCTCTTCCCGCAATGCGGTTTCTCGAGCCGGGCGATCGCCATCCTCGAGCATTTCGGCGTCCCCTACGAGACCGTCGACGTGCTCCAGGACCAGGAAATCCGCCAGGGCATCAAGGAATATAGCGACTGGCCGACCATCCCCCAGCTCTACGTCAAGGGCGAGTTCGTCGGCGGATCGGACATCATGATGGAGATGTTCGAGAGCGGCGAACTCAAGAGCCTGGTCGGCGCGCCCGCCTGA